The genomic interval GACATCGAGGTCCGCGAGGGCGAACAGTGGACGAACCAACCATGACTGGAGGTGACACGATGACAGAGACGCCAGCGTTCCACGCCGCCCGTGCGGGGCTGTACGCTGCCGTCGCGGGCGCGTTCGTCTATCCGGAAGCAGCGACAGTCGAGGAGCTGACCGACCGCGATGCGCTCGAAGGAATCGAACGAGCGGGTCGGCGGACTGGAGTCGAAGCGGAGGCAGCGGCGTTCACCGACGCACTCGCCGACTGCTCGCCGGTCGCCCTCCAGGCGGAGTACAACGACCTGTTCGGCGTCCCCGACGAGGACGGGACGTACGCCGTCGTTCCCTACGAAGGAAACTACACGGTCGGCTCCGAGATCGACGACGAGCAGCGCCGGATCGCGGCGGTCGTCGGCCTGTTAGAGACGGTCGGGCTCGAACCGAGCGACGAGTTCCGCGAACGCCAGGACCACGTCGCGACGGAACTGGAACTCATGCAGGTCGCCGCCGGGCAGCGCGCGGTCGTCCACGAGCGCGCCAGCGACCCCGAGGAAAACGAGGTGCTCGACGAGATCGTCGGCGTCGAGTCGGCGGTACTCTCGAACCACTTGATCGACTTCGTCCCGGCCTTCGCCCACGATGTCCGCGAGGCGACCGACTGTGACGTGTACCTGGCCGCTGCGGACCTCGCGCAGTCGCTCGTCGAGTCCGACGAGTCGCTGCACCCGCCGGCGCCGGCGGACCCGGACGACATCTCGGAGAGGGGGGTGGTCGGCCGATGAGCGTCGGTGAGCTCCGCGACACTCTCGGTTCGGTGGACCTGCTCGACGGGGACGCCGCGGTCCGCGCGACGGCCGTCTCCCTGGCCGTCGTCCTCGGACTCCTCCTGGTCCAGGGCGCGGTCGCGGCGGCGGTCACCGGCCCGGGCCAGCCGACAGCACAGGTCCAGCGTGCGCCCCTGTCGCCGACGGCGACGACGTGGAGCGACGTGCCCAGCCAGACCGTCTCCCTCCAGAAACAGCAGATGGCGGTCCCCTACGGCGGCGGCTCCGTCGGCGAGATGGACGTACAGGTCGCCACGAACGACTCCCACGTCGCCTTCCGCCTCTCCTGGGCCGACCCGACCCGCGACGCCGCCATCCAGTCGCCACGGAACTTCAGCGACGCCGTGGCGGTGATGGCCCGTACGGGGAGCCAGCCGCCGATCACGATGGGCGCGACCGGCAAACCGGTCAACATCTGGTACTGGCGGGCCAGCTGGCAGTTCCGCAACACGAGCGCTCCCTGGAGCAACGACATGTACGCCTACCCGCACCCGGACGCCGAGACCAAGCCCGGCCAGGCGGCCGGGAACCCCCTCTCGAAGGCGACCTACGAGCAGTACGCCCAGAACTACTACGCGAAGGGGTACGGCTCGCTGAGCGACGCCCCGACCCAGCCAGTCAGGGCCCGCGGAGCCCGGACCGACGGCGAGTGGGCAGTGTCGTTCGTCCGCGAGCGGTCGACCGACGGGCAGTTCGACGCCGCCTTCGACGGCTCCGAGACGGTGTATCTGGCCTTCGCCGTCTGGAACGGCAGCGCCGACGAAGTGAACGGGAAGAAGTCGATCACGCTGCGGTACTCGACGCTCGACCTCTCGTCGGGGACGTTCTCGCCGCCGGCACAGTCCAGCGGTGGTGACGGCGGCAGCGGGTCGGGCGACGACGGGACCGCTGCTGGCGGGGCTGGCGGGAGCGCAGGCGGCGGCCCCGTCGGTTTCCTCGACGGCTTCGGCGGACTGATGGGCACCGCGCTCGCGGCCATCGCGGCGTCCTGGACGGTCGCGTACTGGAGGCTCACACGATGACACTCGACGACTATCACAGCGCCCGTAACGGCGCACCGGCCACCGACGAACCGGCTCTCAGGGAGTGCCTCGACAGCTCCGAGCAGCGACGGGACGCGGCCCTCGCGCTGATCGATGTCGCCGACAGACAGGGACTCGACGACCGAACCGTCGACGCACTCGACGGTGTGGTCCGCGAGGCGACCGATCCCGAGGCCCGACAGTACGCCGTCGAAGCCCTGGGGACCGCCGGTGTCGGCACCGAAAGCGTCCGGCGAGCGCTC from Haloarcula pelagica carries:
- a CDS encoding ethylbenzene dehydrogenase-related protein, with product MSVGELRDTLGSVDLLDGDAAVRATAVSLAVVLGLLLVQGAVAAAVTGPGQPTAQVQRAPLSPTATTWSDVPSQTVSLQKQQMAVPYGGGSVGEMDVQVATNDSHVAFRLSWADPTRDAAIQSPRNFSDAVAVMARTGSQPPITMGATGKPVNIWYWRASWQFRNTSAPWSNDMYAYPHPDAETKPGQAAGNPLSKATYEQYAQNYYAKGYGSLSDAPTQPVRARGARTDGEWAVSFVRERSTDGQFDAAFDGSETVYLAFAVWNGSADEVNGKKSITLRYSTLDLSSGTFSPPAQSSGGDGGSGSGDDGTAAGGAGGSAGGGPVGFLDGFGGLMGTALAAIAASWTVAYWRLTR
- a CDS encoding TorD/DmsD family molecular chaperone; its protein translation is MTETPAFHAARAGLYAAVAGAFVYPEAATVEELTDRDALEGIERAGRRTGVEAEAAAFTDALADCSPVALQAEYNDLFGVPDEDGTYAVVPYEGNYTVGSEIDDEQRRIAAVVGLLETVGLEPSDEFRERQDHVATELELMQVAAGQRAVVHERASDPEENEVLDEIVGVESAVLSNHLIDFVPAFAHDVREATDCDVYLAAADLAQSLVESDESLHPPAPADPDDISERGVVGR